The following are encoded together in the Flavihumibacter fluvii genome:
- a CDS encoding CBS domain-containing protein: MKKVADILARKQRDLISVAPSHTVLDALKIMSDNNIGSILVQEDDKYLGIMTERDYARKVILKGKSSTDTIVEEIMSTDLPRISPDTSIEECMQLMSVNNIRYLPVFNEQQLMGIVSVNDVIKAVITTQAETISHLQSYIHS; encoded by the coding sequence ATGAAAAAAGTAGCAGACATTCTGGCCAGGAAACAACGCGACCTTATTAGTGTAGCCCCATCCCATACTGTTCTGGATGCCTTAAAGATCATGAGTGATAATAATATCGGATCAATACTGGTGCAGGAAGACGACAAATACCTGGGTATTATGACCGAAAGGGATTATGCCAGGAAAGTGATCCTGAAAGGAAAATCCTCTACTGATACCATTGTTGAAGAAATTATGTCTACCGACTTACCCCGGATCAGTCCGGATACCTCCATTGAGGAATGTATGCAATTGATGTCGGTGAATAATATCCGGTACCTGCCGGTCTTTAATGAACAGCAATTGATGGGTATTGTATCTGTAAATGATGTCATCAAAGCAGTGATTACCACACAGGCAGAAACGATTTCACATTTGCAGAGTTATATACATTCGTAG
- a CDS encoding endonuclease MutS2, which translates to MKLFPESAVVQLEFEKIKTLLETHCKTEFARLKAKDLRIHTRLSFIELELRQTHEYRQLMQHAIYFPNDFVLNLSKDLKLLGIPGAVMSGEQLVHIRKLAENISNIFRWFDTERRQVYGGLATVIEGTYYEKAIQTLINEVVDEQGVVLDNASEDLRKIRMSLFKKRSDLRRMFERVIQKLNKQGYLADIEESFLNGRRVVAVFAEQKRMIKGILHGESDTRKTAFIEPEETIELNNEVYSLENEETREVYRILRALTAKLSVHADLLKTYLAITGEYDFIRAKARFAQDYNGEYPVVVDKAHIHLVNAYHPLLYIYNKRLEKPTIPVSLTLDDKNRILVISGPNAGGKTVTMKTVGLTQMMVQSGLLVPVHPSSQFGIFKQLMIHIGDTQSLEFELSTYSSHLKNMKHFMETANGKTLFFIDELGSGSDPNLGGAFAEVIMEELARKHAMGIVTTHYLNLKVMANKTPGIINGAMAFDEMSLMPMYKLIIGKPGSSYTFSIAERIGLDKRLINRARALVDENHFSLDKLLNRTEQDLRELEKKEKELNKLLKENERLKKEMEQVMDKEKHLQQVELLRQQNKITEDRIEYLKEMDRKLKQILIEWKKTDDKEKVMKEMFNLLFKKDEHKVVNKLQKKIESKFDEIGGDIQVGIKVKMKRNHQVGEVIEIRGKRAVVKIGLLPMQVDIKDLVVVKEKIVNPE; encoded by the coding sequence ATGAAACTTTTTCCTGAATCTGCGGTCGTTCAACTTGAATTTGAAAAGATCAAGACCCTGCTCGAAACTCATTGTAAAACAGAATTTGCCCGGCTCAAGGCAAAGGACCTCCGTATACACACCCGGCTATCTTTTATTGAGCTGGAATTAAGGCAGACCCATGAGTACCGGCAGTTAATGCAGCATGCCATTTATTTCCCGAATGATTTTGTGTTGAACCTCTCGAAAGACCTGAAACTGCTGGGTATTCCCGGCGCGGTGATGTCTGGTGAACAATTGGTGCATATCCGCAAACTGGCTGAAAACATTTCCAATATTTTCAGGTGGTTTGATACGGAAAGGCGACAGGTGTATGGCGGTCTGGCCACAGTTATTGAAGGCACCTATTATGAAAAAGCCATCCAGACCTTAATCAACGAAGTGGTGGATGAACAGGGTGTGGTGCTGGATAACGCTTCGGAGGACCTGCGCAAAATCAGGATGAGCCTCTTCAAAAAGAGGTCCGACCTGCGCCGCATGTTTGAACGCGTCATCCAAAAACTGAACAAGCAGGGATACCTTGCGGATATTGAAGAGTCCTTCCTAAATGGCCGTCGTGTCGTAGCCGTATTTGCTGAACAGAAAAGAATGATCAAAGGCATCCTGCACGGGGAAAGTGATACCCGGAAAACTGCATTTATTGAACCTGAAGAAACCATTGAGCTTAATAACGAGGTCTATTCCCTGGAAAATGAGGAGACCCGCGAAGTGTACCGGATCCTAAGGGCACTGACTGCAAAACTTTCGGTCCATGCCGACTTGCTGAAAACCTACCTGGCCATCACCGGGGAATATGATTTTATCAGGGCAAAAGCCAGGTTCGCACAGGATTATAACGGCGAGTACCCGGTTGTGGTGGATAAGGCCCATATACACCTGGTAAATGCTTATCACCCGCTGCTGTACATTTACAATAAGCGGCTGGAAAAGCCCACGATACCGGTATCCCTTACGCTGGATGACAAGAACAGGATATTGGTGATCAGCGGCCCTAATGCCGGCGGGAAAACGGTGACCATGAAAACCGTCGGACTTACCCAGATGATGGTCCAAAGCGGGTTACTGGTCCCGGTCCATCCATCCTCACAATTCGGCATCTTCAAACAACTGATGATTCATATCGGCGATACGCAAAGCCTGGAATTTGAACTCAGCACCTACAGTTCGCACCTGAAGAACATGAAACATTTCATGGAAACGGCGAATGGTAAAACGCTGTTCTTTATCGATGAACTGGGAAGTGGTTCAGATCCCAACCTGGGTGGTGCCTTCGCGGAAGTGATCATGGAAGAACTGGCCCGCAAACATGCAATGGGTATTGTGACTACGCACTACCTGAACCTCAAGGTGATGGCCAATAAAACACCGGGCATCATCAACGGGGCCATGGCCTTCGACGAAATGAGTTTAATGCCCATGTATAAACTCATCATCGGTAAACCCGGCAGTTCTTATACATTCTCCATCGCAGAAAGAATCGGCCTCGATAAAAGACTGATCAACAGGGCACGGGCACTGGTGGATGAAAACCATTTCAGCCTGGACAAACTATTGAACAGGACGGAACAGGACCTTCGTGAACTGGAGAAAAAGGAAAAGGAACTGAACAAATTGCTGAAGGAAAACGAACGCCTGAAAAAAGAAATGGAACAGGTGATGGATAAGGAAAAGCATCTCCAGCAGGTTGAGTTGCTTCGTCAGCAAAATAAGATCACCGAAGACCGGATCGAATACCTGAAGGAAATGGATCGCAAGCTGAAACAGATCCTCATCGAATGGAAAAAAACGGATGATAAGGAAAAGGTCATGAAAGAAATGTTCAACCTGCTGTTCAAAAAGGATGAACATAAGGTGGTGAACAAACTGCAGAAAAAGATCGAATCAAAATTTGATGAGATCGGCGGTGATATCCAGGTGGGGATTAAAGTGAAAATGAAAAGGAATCACCAGGTAGGGGAAGTGATTGAAATTCGGGGCAAGCGCGCGGTCGTAAAAATAGGCCTCCTGCCCATGCAGGTCGACATCAAAGACCTGGTGGTCGTTAAGGAAAAAATCGTCAACCCCGAATAA
- a CDS encoding rhodanese-related sulfurtransferase codes for MALLHNRVSQEELKMRLMEESEHRTTISFYHYFFIEDPQAFRDELYRNLDGLKVFGRIYVAHEGINAQISVPDSGFDTLKSYLYSIGPLDGLRLNIAVDDDGKSFWVLKIKVREKIVADGIEDPDFDMRNKGRYVNAEEFNTLTSDPNTIVIDMRNHYEFEVGHFERAIEVPSDTFREQLPMAVDMMQENKDKNIIMYCTGGIRCEKASAFMLHKGFKNVFHLEGGIINYANIVREKGLPNKFKGKNFVFDNRLGERISEEVIAKCHQCGEPADTHTNCANEGCHLLFIQCAQCAAKYEGCCSQACQETIHLPEEAQKELRKGIMKGQHVFNKSRSRLRPLIQRD; via the coding sequence ATGGCCCTTTTACACAATCGTGTCTCCCAGGAGGAGTTAAAAATGCGTTTAATGGAAGAGTCCGAACACCGGACCACCATTTCTTTTTACCACTATTTTTTTATTGAGGATCCCCAGGCATTCCGGGATGAACTGTACCGTAACCTGGATGGATTAAAAGTGTTCGGGCGGATCTATGTGGCCCATGAAGGGATCAACGCACAGATCAGTGTTCCTGATTCAGGTTTCGATACCTTGAAGTCCTATTTGTATTCGATCGGGCCCTTAGATGGACTTCGTCTGAACATTGCCGTGGATGATGATGGCAAATCATTCTGGGTACTGAAAATAAAAGTGCGCGAGAAGATAGTAGCCGATGGCATTGAAGACCCTGATTTCGATATGCGCAATAAAGGCCGCTACGTAAATGCAGAAGAATTTAATACACTGACCAGCGACCCCAATACCATTGTGATCGATATGCGCAACCATTATGAGTTTGAGGTGGGCCATTTTGAAAGGGCCATTGAAGTGCCCAGTGATACCTTCCGCGAGCAATTGCCCATGGCAGTGGATATGATGCAGGAGAACAAGGACAAGAATATCATCATGTATTGCACCGGCGGCATCCGGTGTGAAAAAGCAAGTGCATTTATGCTGCATAAGGGCTTTAAGAATGTTTTCCATCTTGAAGGCGGTATTATCAATTATGCCAATATCGTCAGGGAGAAAGGGCTTCCCAATAAGTTTAAAGGAAAGAATTTTGTATTCGATAACAGGCTGGGGGAGCGGATCAGCGAAGAAGTGATTGCCAAATGCCACCAGTGCGGGGAACCGGCAGATACGCATACCAATTGTGCGAACGAAGGGTGTCACCTTTTATTTATCCAGTGCGCGCAATGTGCAGCGAAATACGAGGGCTGTTGCAGCCAGGCCTGCCAGGAAACCATACACCTGCCTGAGGAGGCACAAAAGGAATTGCGCAAAGGCATCATGAAGGGCCAGCATGTCTTCAATAAATCCAGGTCCCGGCTTCGCCCCCTGATCCAACGCGACTAA